From the genome of Aquiluna borgnonia:
GGTGAAATGGTGAATCTTTTGTTAAATGCCAGTAATTCTGTTGAACTTCGGAAGCTATTACTGGACTGAGTTGGTTATATAGCGACGTGAAGATTTATGCGGTGTGCGGTGCGGGTATCGGCACCTCGGTATTACTTAAGTCCAATGTCGATCGCGTTCTGCAATCTCTGGGCATTGAGGCTGAGGTTCAGGCGGTCTCTGTCTCGGCCGCGATGGCCGACGATTCACCCGCTCAGCTGGTTTTCATCACCCCGGAACTGCAATCCCAGATCAATGGAATTCGCTCTGAGGTAGTGGTCATAAATAACATTTTTGATCTAGCCGAACTCTCCGAGAAACTCACTAAATCCCTCGGCTAGGCTTGCCAGATGGCAAATCCTGGTGAAACCGAGAGAACAAAACTCAATCGTCTGAGCTACAAGGCCTCGCACTCTACCGAGGACCTCTACTCAATCCTGGATGCCAATTTGGTGGCTCACGTCGGCATCATTTTTGAGGGGCGCCCCCTGGTTATCCCCATGGCATACGGCCGAGTAGCGAACACCCTCTATCTCCACGGCTCGTCTGGTTCGCGTCTAATGCGCGCCCTGGAGCAAGAACCCGCGGTCTGCGTTTCAATCACTGAACTCAGAGCCCTGAAAGTTGCTCGCAGCACCTTCAACTCCGGAATGCACTACCGCTCGGTTGTGATTTTCGGAGAGGCAAGGCTGGTGTCTGACGATGAGAAGGATCAGGCTCTAAATGCCCTAAGCGATGCCATGATTCCGGGCCGAGTCTCCGAGGTGAGGCAAAGCAAGAAAAAGGAACTCGCAGCGACCATCATCGTCGCCGTGCAACTAGATGAGACCTCGGTGAAGATTTCCGTCAATGAGGTTGATGACGATGAAGACGATTTAAACCAGGGAGTTTGGGCCGGGATCGTTCCGCTGAAACAGGGCTGGGATCAAGCGATTCCTGCGGATGACGAGGCTGCTGGCCTTCCAGTCCCCGCAAGTGTTCAGCGTCTTATTGGTGGCTAGCCAGCAACTCACTGGCCCAAACTTTTAGGTTTCCTAACAGCGCTTCGGCTGACTTGGCACTGTCGGCGGTGGCCTGCAGGTAACACTTGAGCTTTGGTTCGGTTCCCGATGGGCGGATGATGACCCTTATTTGATCTGACTCTAAAATCACGCCGTTGGTTGGCGGGAACCTGTTTCCGGATTCCAAGTCCTCAAAACCAATCTCAGCTCCCAAGACTTTCACCGGCGGGTTCGCTCTTACGCCGGCCATGATTGTCGAAATCACACTTAGATCAGAGACTCGAATTGATACCTGCCCGGTGGCGAGGTGACCGTAGCGCTCGGCCAGTTCTGCCAGAAGGTCCTTCAGGTTGCGCCCCTGTTGCTTCAGCTCAGCTGCGAGCTCGGCAATTATCAGGGCCGCCGAGATGCCGTCCTTATCCGGGGTGTGGCTGGGGTCAACGCAGTAACCCAGGGCTTCTTCATAGCCGTAGCTGAGGTTTGGGACCTTTGAGATCCACTTAAAGCCGGTGAGGGTTTGGCGGTATTCCACCCCGTAGTGCTTGGCCAGTGGCGCAAGGCTCGCGGATACGATCGAGTTCGCAACGGTGCCCTTTTTGCCCGAAGAAACAGTTGCCTCGGCTAGCAATAAGCCAACCTGGTCACCGGTGAGCATTTGATAACCCGAATCAGTCCTTATGCCAACAGCCAGTCGGTCTGCATCTGGGTCGTTGGCGATGATGATGTCGCTCTGGAGTTTTTTTGCAAGCTCAAAACTCAAGTCCATCGCGCCGGGTTCCTCAGGGTTGGGAAACTTTACGGTTGGAAAAGAGCCGTCTGGCGTCTGCTGTTCAGGAACTGAATCGATGTGGAATCCAACCCGAGCGAAGAGTTTTGCGACAACGTCATAGCCAACCCCGTGCAGCGCGGTGTAGGTGATGCCCAGCTCGCCTCTGCCCGGACGCTGATGCATCACCAATTCTGCGGCCCTGGAAATGTAGCCATCCACTTCCGACTGGCCAAGAATTTGGTAGTCGCTGGATTTTGGAATTGCGGCGAAGGTGGTCTCCAGCGCAATCTTTTCAATCAGCGCTGCTATTTCGCCATCCTGCGGACTAATGAGCTGAGAGCAGCCGTTAGGTCCACCGAGGTAAACCTTGTAGCCGTTATCGCGCGGAGGATTGTGGCTCGCCGTCACCACAATGGTTGCGCTTGCGGACAGGCGCTTCCCCGTGAATGCGGCTACCGGAGTGGGGACCGCGAGGGAGAAAAGTTTTGCCTTGATTCCTGCGGCTTGAAAGATTTCCGCGGTATCCCGAGCAAAGATGTCTGAGTTCACCCTCGCGTCATAACCAATTACCGCCGAAAGCTTTCCCTCGGAGTCCAGGTAGGTGTCACCGCTGTTTTTTAGAAACTGGGCTATCGCCAAAGCAGCTTGAGCAACCACCACTCGGTTCATGCGATTCGGCCCGGCACCGAGTTCCCCACGCAGTCCGGCTGTGCCGAATTCCAAACGGCCTGCAAATCTTGACTCGAGTTCAGCCGTGTTACCAAGCCCAATCAGCTCGGAGAGTTCAGACCTAGTTTGAGGATCCGGATCCTGGTCCAACCAGGCTTGTGCGTTTGAAATCAAGTTCATTAGATTTTTGAGACGATTTGAGCAACTAGTGCGCTAATCCTTGATTCGGCATTCTTACCAGCCTCAATAACCTCAGCGTGAGAAAGCGGTGTGGTTTGGATTCCAGCTGCGAGGTTGGTGATCAGAGACAGCCCGAGGATTTCCATGCCAGCCTCTCTTGCGGCAATAGCCTCCAACGCAGTTGACATGCCCACAATGTGCCCTCCGATGGCCTTGGCCATCTGGACCTCGGCTGGCGTCTCGTAGTGCGGGCCGCGAAATTGCACGTAAACCCCTTCATCCAGGGTGGGGTCGACCTCGCGTGCCAAATCCCTCAGTCGCTTTGAGTAAAGGTCGGTGAGGTCTACGAAGTTGGCGCCTTCCAGAGGGCTGGAGGCGGTCAAATTGATGTGGTCTGAGATCAGAACTGCCGCACCACCCTGCCATTGAGGTTTGATGCCACCTGCACCATTGGTCAGAATCATTGTCTTGGCTCCGGCGGCGGCTGCGGTTCGCACGGAATGCACAACTGCCCTGACCCCGTGGTTTTCGTAAAAGTGGGTTCTGGCCCCAATCACCAGGGCGAATTTACCATTTGGTAGCCGAATTGACCGAATCGTCCCGACGTGGCCAACCACCGCTGGTTTGGAGAAGCCGATGATCTCACTGCCCGGGATTTCGCTAACGGTTTCGCCAATCAGGTCTGCGGCCTTCGCCCAGCCCGAGCCAAGCGTCAGTGCGATGTCGTGGGTTTGAATTCCGGATTTCTCACGAATTTGATCGGCGGCTTTAGCGGCGATTTCGAAGGGATTGCTGCCCTCTGCGTTGAGTGGATGAACCATAAACTTCAGTCTAACTAACCATTTCTAGAGCATTGTTAGGCGAGAATAAAGCAGTGAACAATTCCTTGTCTGACCTGCACCGCATTGTGATTATCGGTGGTGGCCCCGGTGGTTACGAAGCAGCAAGAGCTGGTCGACAACTCGGGGCAGAGGTCATTCTCATCGAGGATGCCGGCATCGGCGGTAACGCGGTATTGACGGATGTGGTTCCCTCCAAAACTTTGATTGCTACCGCGGAAGCGGCCCAGCAGGTCTCTCTCGCGCAAACCCTCGGAGTAAATTTTTCAATTGCGGGCAAGGCAGTTCGGCCGCGGGTCGAGATCGACATGAAGGCCGTCAACAAGCGCCTGATGGCGCTGGCGAAATCACAGTCTGATGACATGCTCACCACTTTGAAGAAAGAGGGTGTTCGCATAATTTCTGGTCGAGGCCGGCTAGATGGCAACCACCACGTAATTGTTGAACCTACCCTCGGCGGGGAGTCAGAGCGCATCGAAGCTAAAACCATCATCGTTGCGGTAGGGGCTCACCCTCGTGAGGTTCCAAACTCCAGGCCAGACGGGGAGCGGATTCTCACCTGGAAACAGCTTTACAACCTGCAAGAGCTCCCCGAGCACATGATTGTGGTTGGCTCCGGTGTCACCGGAGCTGAGTTTGCCTCTGCCTATCTTCAGCTTGGCAGCGAGGTCACGCTTATCTCCAGCCGCGACAAGGTTTTGCCCGGAAGCGACATGGACGCTGCGGAACTTATTGAGGATGTATTTCGTCGCCGCGGAATGAACATCATGAATAAGTCCAGGGCTGCCAAGGTGGAAAACACCGGCAGCTCAGTTCGAGTAACCCTGGAAGACGGCAAAGTTATTGAGGGCAGCCACTGCCTCATGGCAGTCGGTGCGATACCCAACACTGAGGGTCTCGGGCTAGAGGAGGCGGGTATCAGGCTCACCGAATCCGGTCACGTGATCGCTAACAAGGTGGCCAGAACCTCAAGAGCCAACGTGTATGCCGTGGGAGATTGCTCGACGGCGATGCCGTTGGCATCGGTGAGCGCAATGCAGGGCCGAACTGCTGTTTACCACACCATGGGAGATGTTGCGGCTCCAACCCGAATGCGCAATGTGGCATCCAACATTTTCACCGCCCCAGAAATCGCCTCGGTAGGTTGGTCACAGGCCGAGATCGAGCAGGGCTTGGTGCGCGGAGAAATTGAAAAGGTCATGCTGGACACCAATCCCCGGGCCAAGATGCAGGGCATTCGCGAAGGTTTCATCAAGCTGTTTGCTTCGATTGGTTCAGGAACCGTGATCGGTGGAGTTGTTGTCGCCCCTAGGGCCTCGGATTTGATATTCCCGATTGCAGTTGCGATTGAAAACCGCCTGACGGTTGATCAGTTGGCGCGAACCTACACGGTTTACCCGTCCATCTCAGGCTCAATTGCAGAGGCAGCCTCTGCCCTGCACCAGCCAATCGACTAGTCGACGATATCTAAAATCCGAGTGCCTGCGGAAATCGTGGTGCCAACCGCAACCCCAATGGAGCTAACGGTTCCCGAGCGGTGAGCAGTTAGCGGCTGCTCCATCTTCATTGCCTCAAGAACCACGACTAGTTCGCCGGCCTCAAC
Proteins encoded in this window:
- a CDS encoding phospho-sugar mutase, with the translated sequence MNLISNAQAWLDQDPDPQTRSELSELIGLGNTAELESRFAGRLEFGTAGLRGELGAGPNRMNRVVVAQAALAIAQFLKNSGDTYLDSEGKLSAVIGYDARVNSDIFARDTAEIFQAAGIKAKLFSLAVPTPVAAFTGKRLSASATIVVTASHNPPRDNGYKVYLGGPNGCSQLISPQDGEIAALIEKIALETTFAAIPKSSDYQILGQSEVDGYISRAAELVMHQRPGRGELGITYTALHGVGYDVVAKLFARVGFHIDSVPEQQTPDGSFPTVKFPNPEEPGAMDLSFELAKKLQSDIIIANDPDADRLAVGIRTDSGYQMLTGDQVGLLLAEATVSSGKKGTVANSIVSASLAPLAKHYGVEYRQTLTGFKWISKVPNLSYGYEEALGYCVDPSHTPDKDGISAALIIAELAAELKQQGRNLKDLLAELAERYGHLATGQVSIRVSDLSVISTIMAGVRANPPVKVLGAEIGFEDLESGNRFPPTNGVILESDQIRVIIRPSGTEPKLKCYLQATADSAKSAEALLGNLKVWASELLASHQ
- a CDS encoding PTS sugar transporter subunit IIB; this translates as MKIYAVCGAGIGTSVLLKSNVDRVLQSLGIEAEVQAVSVSAAMADDSPAQLVFITPELQSQINGIRSEVVVINNIFDLAELSEKLTKSLG
- a CDS encoding pyridoxamine 5'-phosphate oxidase family protein; its protein translation is MANPGETERTKLNRLSYKASHSTEDLYSILDANLVAHVGIIFEGRPLVIPMAYGRVANTLYLHGSSGSRLMRALEQEPAVCVSITELRALKVARSTFNSGMHYRSVVIFGEARLVSDDEKDQALNALSDAMIPGRVSEVRQSKKKELAATIIVAVQLDETSVKISVNEVDDDEDDLNQGVWAGIVPLKQGWDQAIPADDEAAGLPVPASVQRLIGG
- a CDS encoding purine-nucleoside phosphorylase, whose protein sequence is MVHPLNAEGSNPFEIAAKAADQIREKSGIQTHDIALTLGSGWAKAADLIGETVSEIPGSEIIGFSKPAVVGHVGTIRSIRLPNGKFALVIGARTHFYENHGVRAVVHSVRTAAAAGAKTMILTNGAGGIKPQWQGGAAVLISDHINLTASSPLEGANFVDLTDLYSKRLRDLAREVDPTLDEGVYVQFRGPHYETPAEVQMAKAIGGHIVGMSTALEAIAAREAGMEILGLSLITNLAAGIQTTPLSHAEVIEAGKNAESRISALVAQIVSKI
- a CDS encoding NAD(P)H-quinone dehydrogenase: MNNSLSDLHRIVIIGGGPGGYEAARAGRQLGAEVILIEDAGIGGNAVLTDVVPSKTLIATAEAAQQVSLAQTLGVNFSIAGKAVRPRVEIDMKAVNKRLMALAKSQSDDMLTTLKKEGVRIISGRGRLDGNHHVIVEPTLGGESERIEAKTIIVAVGAHPREVPNSRPDGERILTWKQLYNLQELPEHMIVVGSGVTGAEFASAYLQLGSEVTLISSRDKVLPGSDMDAAELIEDVFRRRGMNIMNKSRAAKVENTGSSVRVTLEDGKVIEGSHCLMAVGAIPNTEGLGLEEAGIRLTESGHVIANKVARTSRANVYAVGDCSTAMPLASVSAMQGRTAVYHTMGDVAAPTRMRNVASNIFTAPEIASVGWSQAEIEQGLVRGEIEKVMLDTNPRAKMQGIREGFIKLFASIGSGTVIGGVVVAPRASDLIFPIAVAIENRLTVDQLARTYTVYPSISGSIAEAASALHQPID